The Frigidibacter mobilis DNA segment TTCGGCGCGCCGGTCGGGATGTTCTGCTATGTCGATCGCGAGATGGGGGCGGCGCAGTGGTCCGACCTCGGCATGTATCTGGCGACGCTGGCCCTGCTGCTGCGCGAGGCCGGGCTTGATTGCTGCTTCCAGGAAGCCTGGGCCAGATACCACCCCGAGGTGGATGCCGCTGTCGGGCCTGCGCCCGGCACATGCTGTTCTGCGGTGTCGCCATCGGCTACCGCGACCCCGACGCCCCTGTCAATGCGCTGCAAAGCCTGCGCGCACCGCTGGACGAGTTCGCCACCTTCCGCGGCATATAAAGCGGCGCATCTCGGAGCAACGCTCGTCCAATGCCGGTCAGGCCCCGCAGCCTTCGTGAGTGGGCAGCCTGCCGCCGGTCAATCGGGACAGGCCCTTCGGACATCGAACGAGGGCTCATGGCGCTCGCTTTGCCCCGCTGCGAGGCAGGGCCTCGGCGGCTGCGGACCTGCCAAACCGCTCGTTCCCGTCCGGCCGCCTCACACCTCCAGCCCGGTCCGCTAGGCGGCGACGGCCCGCAACCCGCAACTGCTCAGTACACGCGGCGGCTGTCCTGTTTGTGGGTAAGCGCCACGCCGACCACCTCCTGCCATTGCTGACCTGATCGGGCCATTCTGCGCACATGTGCGTGGCGGAGGGTTTGGATTGTAAGCGCCACGCCGACCACCTCCTGCCATTGCTGACCTGATCGGGCCATTCTGCGCACATGTGCGTGGCGGAGGGTTTGGATTTGGCAAGAGACGGCAAAATGGGCGTCCATTTGGACGGCTCGACGGTTTTTGAGGTTTCCCGGCTGGACGTGATCGAGGGTCCGAGCGGGCGGCGTCGGCGCAACAAGGCGG contains these protein-coding regions:
- a CDS encoding nitroreductase family protein; the protein is MKVSEAVASRMSVRAFLDTPVDGALLRRIVALAARAASGGNLQPWALHVLAGDPLRDFLSGMKLRLATGEPGTTEFPIYPPSLKEPYRSRRFDVGKQMYDCMGIAYEDKAARLAWLQNNYAFFGAPVGMFCYVDREMGAAQWSDLGMYLATLALLLREAGLDCCFQEAWARYHPEVDAAVGPAPGTCCSAVSPSATATPTPLSMRCKACAHRWTSSPPSAAYKAAHLGATLVQCRSGPAAFVSGQPAAGQSGQALRTSNEGSWRSLCPAARQGLGGCGPAKPLVPVRPPHTSSPVR